In Scatophagus argus isolate fScaArg1 chromosome 14, fScaArg1.pri, whole genome shotgun sequence, the following proteins share a genomic window:
- the alkbh4 gene encoding alpha-ketoglutarate-dependent dioxygenase alkB homolog 4, producing the protein MAPGGTDGLTSCACKGIRRCLVCEKVKGKGPLEANGLKIVHHFLYDPETKLAVCKDGTAASFPFPGIFLWENFISEEEEKNLISTMDQDVWNESQSGRRKQDFGPKVNFKKRKVRVSGFSGLPSLSQKLVLRMQQEPSLAGFQPVEQCNLDYHPQRGSAIDPHLDDSWLWGERLVTINMLSSTTLTMSLEQGLPELGPAEEVHVAVHLPHRSLVVLYGEARHRWKHAIRREDVQERRVCSTYRELSAEFLPGGQQAQLGAQLLDIALSFQGTPL; encoded by the exons ATGGCTCCTGGCGGCACTGACGGCTTAACTTCCTGTGCTTGTAAAGGCATTCGGCGGTGTCTCGTATGTGAGAAGGTTAAAGGAAAAGGACCGCTGGAGGCGAATGGCCTAAAA ATTGTGCATCATTTCCTCTACGATCCTGAGACAAAGCTTGCTGTTTGTAAAGATGGCACAGCTGCCTCCTTTCCCTTTCCCGGTATCTTCCTGTGGGAGAACTTCAtatctgaggaggaggagaagaaccTGATAAGCACCATGGACCAGGATGTGTGGAATGAGTCCCAGTCTGGTCGAAGGAAACAG GACTTTGGCCCAAAAGTTAACTTCAAGAAAAGGAAAGTACGTGTCAGTGGCTTCAGTGGACTCCCTTCTTTGAGTCAAAAACTAGTTCTCCGAATGCAGCAAGAGCCAAGTCTTGCAGGCTTTCAACCAGTGGAGCAGTGCAACCTGGATTACCATCCTCAGCGAGGCTCCGCCATCGATCCACACCTTGATGACTCCTGGCTGTGGGGGGAACGGCTGGTCACCATCAACATGTTATCAAGCACCACGCTCACTATGTCCCTTGAACAGGGCCTGCCAGAGCTGGGACCAGCAGAGGAAGTCCACGTAGCTGTGCATCTTCCTCACAGATCTTTAGTCGTGCTGTATGGTGAGGCACGGCATAGATGGAAACACGCCATTCGCAGGGAGGATGTTCAGGAGCGCAGAGTTTGCAGCACTTACAGAGAGCTGTCGGCAGAGTTCCTACCCGGAGGGCAGCAGGCACAGCTGGGAGCTCAGCTGTTGGACATTGCTTTGAGCTTCCAGGGAACTCCATTATAA